The nucleotide sequence AAACCCGATGAATTTGTCGTTCAGTCGGCAACGCAGGGCTTGGCTGCACCGGAAGAAGATTGACTGGGCGCAAAAGGTTGTCGCGGGTCGCTTTGGTCGCGTCCCAAGGTCAATGGCTATCGCAGACCAGGCCGACGATGCATCACACGTAGGGGCATGCTAGGCACTGTTTATCAAGTGGTAACCCGAAGCGTCAGCGAGGGGCCGAAGTTATTCATTCATCAAGAATCCCTCGCTGACGCGTCGGGTTACCGTTTTCATTGGCCTTCGTCTTGAATTGATAAACAGTGCCTAACGCATTTTGGCGTAGGCAACGTCAAGAAGCATTGTCCGATCTTGCTCCGCGAAAGATAAAACTTAACGCTGCAATCGCGGAGCGACTGGCGGCGTTAACGGCCCCGCGGCGGCTAAGCTTTCTTAGCAAAGGCGCGTTTCAGTTCGTCCAGGCCGGTCAGGCCACGGGCGACGGTCAGCACCGCTTCGGCTTGGATGTTCTTGTGGCCTTCGGCTTTCGCCACCGCATACAGCTTGGCGATGTCGCGGGTCTTGGTGAACGCGTCGCGCAGTTTCGGTCCCGGTTGCAAGTATTCGAACACCGCGATGCGTCCGAAGTAGCCGCGACCGTTGCACACGTGGCAGGGTTCGATCGGTGCCGGTCGGCCTTTTTCGTCGACCTGTTGTTCGATCGGTGGCGGAACGAACGGTTGGTAAAGCAACGCCACGCGGCCGGCGGGAATTCCCAGTTGAGCCAACAGTTTCGGCGGCGGTTCGAAACCGACTTTGCAGTTTTCGCACAGGCGTCGGATCAGCTTTTGGCTGGTCACGCCACGCAAGTGCTTCAGGATTTCGGCGGTCTGTTCCGGATACTTGGCCAGCAATCGAACGACGGCTTCGATCGCGTTGCCGGCGACCATGCGAGTGATCAGTTGCTTTTCGGCTTTCTCGCACTGTGCCAGCGTCTTTTCCAACGACTCTGGTTGCGGCAATTCGGGGAACAGCAAGACATCGGGTTCACGAAGGATCAGCCGGCTGAGCAGACTGGTTTCCGTTTCCCCGGTGTCACCGCCGTAGAAGTTGGCCGAGACGTTGATGATTTCCGGTTCCGGCTTTTCTTTGTCTTCCAAAGCTTGGAAGTCACGGACGAACTTGTCCGCTTCGTTCAGCGCGACCCACCACGTCGTGGTCAGGCCTTCGGATTTGGGTGCACTGACGACCATCATCGAACTGGATGAATTCAGTCCTTCCTTGAAGGCTTCGATCATCTTGTCGCGCATGCCCAGGTCGGCCAGTTTTTCAAACGGCATCTTTTTGGGTGCGACAACGACCAGGACGCGTTCGCCGGTTTTGACACCTTGGGAACGTACGCTGATGTCGAATTTTTCCTTGTTCGCCTTGAGGTCGCATTCGCCCTTTTGTGCACTGCGGCGGTCGGCCGGGTTCATGTAGCAAAGCTGTTTCA is from Crateriforma conspicua and encodes:
- a CDS encoding ATPase, T2SS/T4P/T4SS family; protein product: MARKSVKQEELQPWQTVRPVEFSPRGPSSSDSQATLVAARQGAGFEVIAGQIAHAIANRASQVLLDFSQTACAIRYQIDGAWESMPPLDRETGDAMLYALKQLCYMNPADRRSAQKGECDLKANKEKFDISVRSQGVKTGERVLVVVAPKKMPFEKLADLGMRDKMIEAFKEGLNSSSSMMVVSAPKSEGLTTTWWVALNEADKFVRDFQALEDKEKPEPEIINVSANFYGGDTGETETSLLSRLILREPDVLLFPELPQPESLEKTLAQCEKAEKQLITRMVAGNAIEAVVRLLAKYPEQTAEILKHLRGVTSQKLIRRLCENCKVGFEPPPKLLAQLGIPAGRVALLYQPFVPPPIEQQVDEKGRPAPIEPCHVCNGRGYFGRIAVFEYLQPGPKLRDAFTKTRDIAKLYAVAKAEGHKNIQAEAVLTVARGLTGLDELKRAFAKKA